In one Corallococcus sp. EGB genomic region, the following are encoded:
- a CDS encoding FHA domain-containing protein, producing MPPRRPPPSSRSGTGRPAGGAKADRRPPAPAGGGSRRVSAVPDEDWSAPLSGEDSQDGGDPELYGDAEPVRSRTGETRVASISDMRPEAEEPAEEEEDNSETTRAGPPVLMLVLDGPDKGRKKRFKGVRMVVGRSKECDFALGDQTVSRRHLELVYGENGVVMRDLGGISGTQVNDQKVDECILKHGDEISVGKTRLRFVDEGELIKEMRAKAESGEVEKKEEKKEEKKDPRLDEKTNANYKLADLMRDEKARKTGVPRPRPVRSSAREGFKPTFKMKVGAAVGGLLLLMLIMGLALSKGNQPPPKPPVDPNQVRAQELMQRARDKVRDGDYADAVRFAQEAEKLRVGIDVDGVAKAAQKLQDIMDSFQAVRGLMAENRYVDARAKLNATPEGTARTDDERKKLVEELDQREQTYTLNLIDEALKERRPDDARTLIVELPQGMRSLYEQKLSDLESQLAKEAQQAVRQAGIRQAVAAENAKQRRAAFVAEAFQDVERRFNGGDFQRATLEVDRVMDRFRNEADIQARARNLKKLIPQFRSAFEEGQKKYENNSLEASVKPLRRAAEVYRQIGFAGSLGDTLDNELASASVAAGQAAFKRKEYPLAGRSFREALRLNPGDSRARDGLDELQKKVEELYLSAYISRDRDPALATEQFKIVIEASAEGADVKRKAEMALSELQKGGGS from the coding sequence ATGCCTCCTCGCCGTCCCCCACCGTCATCGCGTTCAGGCACCGGCCGCCCGGCCGGGGGCGCGAAGGCGGACCGCCGCCCCCCTGCTCCCGCTGGAGGCGGCTCGCGCCGCGTCTCCGCCGTGCCGGATGAAGACTGGTCCGCGCCCCTGTCGGGCGAGGACAGCCAGGACGGAGGCGATCCGGAGCTGTACGGCGACGCGGAGCCCGTGCGTTCGCGCACGGGCGAGACGCGGGTGGCCTCCATCTCGGACATGCGTCCGGAGGCGGAGGAGCCCGCCGAGGAAGAGGAGGACAACTCCGAGACGACGCGCGCCGGCCCCCCGGTGCTGATGCTGGTGCTGGACGGCCCGGACAAGGGGCGCAAGAAGCGCTTCAAGGGCGTGCGCATGGTGGTGGGGCGCAGCAAGGAATGCGACTTCGCCCTGGGCGACCAGACCGTGTCCCGCCGCCACCTGGAGCTCGTCTACGGCGAGAACGGCGTGGTGATGCGCGACCTGGGCGGCATCTCCGGCACCCAGGTGAACGACCAGAAGGTCGACGAGTGCATCCTGAAGCACGGGGATGAAATCTCCGTGGGCAAGACGCGCCTGCGCTTCGTGGACGAAGGCGAGCTCATCAAGGAGATGCGCGCCAAGGCCGAGTCCGGCGAGGTCGAGAAGAAGGAGGAAAAGAAGGAGGAGAAGAAGGACCCTCGCCTGGATGAGAAGACCAACGCGAACTACAAGCTCGCGGACCTGATGCGCGACGAGAAGGCGCGCAAGACGGGCGTGCCCCGTCCGCGTCCGGTGCGCTCGTCGGCGCGCGAGGGCTTCAAGCCCACCTTCAAGATGAAGGTGGGCGCGGCGGTGGGGGGCCTGCTGCTCCTGATGCTGATCATGGGCCTGGCGCTGTCCAAGGGGAACCAGCCGCCGCCCAAGCCGCCGGTGGACCCCAACCAGGTGCGCGCCCAGGAGCTGATGCAGCGCGCTCGCGACAAGGTGCGCGACGGCGATTACGCGGACGCGGTGCGCTTCGCCCAGGAGGCGGAGAAGCTGCGCGTGGGCATCGACGTGGACGGCGTGGCCAAGGCGGCGCAGAAGCTCCAGGACATCATGGACTCGTTCCAGGCGGTCCGGGGGCTGATGGCGGAGAACCGCTACGTGGACGCCCGCGCGAAGCTGAACGCCACGCCCGAGGGCACGGCGCGCACGGACGACGAGCGCAAGAAGCTGGTGGAGGAGCTCGACCAGCGGGAGCAGACGTATACGCTGAACCTCATCGATGAGGCGCTGAAGGAGCGCCGGCCGGACGACGCGCGCACCCTCATCGTGGAGCTGCCGCAGGGCATGCGTTCCCTCTACGAGCAGAAGCTCTCGGACCTGGAGAGTCAACTGGCCAAGGAGGCCCAGCAGGCCGTGCGGCAGGCCGGCATCCGTCAGGCGGTGGCGGCGGAGAACGCCAAGCAGCGCCGCGCGGCGTTCGTCGCGGAGGCCTTCCAGGACGTGGAGCGCCGCTTCAACGGCGGGGACTTCCAGCGCGCGACGCTGGAGGTGGACCGGGTGATGGACAGGTTCCGCAACGAGGCGGACATCCAGGCCCGCGCGCGCAACCTGAAGAAGCTCATCCCCCAGTTTCGCTCCGCCTTCGAGGAGGGCCAGAAGAAGTACGAGAACAACTCGCTGGAGGCGTCCGTAAAGCCGCTGCGCCGCGCGGCGGAGGTGTACCGGCAGATCGGCTTCGCGGGCTCGCTGGGTGACACGCTGGACAACGAGCTGGCGTCCGCGTCCGTGGCGGCGGGGCAGGCGGCCTTCAAGCGCAAGGAGTACCCGCTGGCGGGCCGCAGCTTCCGCGAGGCGCTGCGCCTCAACCCGGGCGACTCGCGCGCCCGCGACGGCCTGGATGAGCTGCAGAAGAAGGTGGAGGAGCTGTACCTGTCGGCGTACATCTCGCGCGACCGCGATCCGGCCCTGGCGACGGAGCAGTTCAAAATCGTCATCGAGGCCTCCGCGGAGGGCGCGGACGTGAAGCGCAAGGCGGAGATGGCGCTGAGCGAGCTGCAGAAGGGCGGCGGTTCGTAG
- a CDS encoding TldD/PmbA family protein: MPRALAPSRRARPAQLAPPAARQAAAPPLLPPGLLERLLAEAMARGADFAEVYVERTSTTAVVLEEQRIRSAQVGLVQGVGVRVIAGAKVGYAYSDDWDEAALVRAARTAAMIAQGGGSERAYPVKRVPVPSHYRVGQPLEDVAVARKTALLTRADIAARAFDSRIQQVNASYVDQTRRIAVANTAGRLSEDTQDQSRMSVHVVALGRGGERRTGMYGSGGRVSFTYWDSVTPESVAEEAARQAVATLGAVDCVAGPQTVVLAPGWSGILLHEAVGHGLEADFIRKGTSLFAGKLGEKVASDLVTVIDDGTVSSARGSINIDDEGVPGERKVLIENGVLKGYLYDQLNAKLMNQRSTGSGRRESFKSLPLPRMTNTFLAPGDHAPEDILKEVKRGLYCATFGGGQVDISNGNFVFEVSEAYQIEDGRLGRPVKNAILIGVGPEALKNISRVGCDPLPDPGMGICVKDGQMLPVGVGLPTVRIDNVTVGGTKVG; encoded by the coding sequence ATGCCCCGAGCCCTCGCGCCCTCCCGGCGCGCCCGTCCCGCCCAGCTCGCCCCTCCGGCCGCACGGCAGGCGGCCGCGCCCCCGCTCCTGCCCCCCGGTCTGTTGGAACGTCTGCTGGCGGAAGCCATGGCGCGGGGCGCGGACTTCGCGGAGGTGTACGTGGAGCGCACGTCCACCACGGCCGTGGTGCTGGAGGAGCAGCGCATCCGCAGCGCGCAGGTGGGCCTGGTGCAGGGCGTGGGCGTGCGCGTCATCGCCGGGGCCAAGGTGGGCTATGCCTACTCCGACGACTGGGACGAGGCCGCGCTCGTCCGCGCCGCGCGCACCGCGGCGATGATCGCCCAGGGCGGCGGCTCCGAGCGCGCCTACCCCGTCAAGCGCGTGCCGGTGCCCAGCCACTACCGCGTGGGGCAGCCGCTGGAGGACGTGGCGGTGGCGCGCAAGACGGCGCTCCTCACCCGCGCGGACATCGCCGCCCGCGCCTTCGACTCGCGCATCCAGCAGGTGAACGCGTCCTATGTGGATCAGACGCGGCGCATCGCCGTGGCCAACACCGCCGGCCGCCTCAGCGAGGACACGCAGGACCAGTCGCGCATGAGCGTGCACGTGGTGGCGCTGGGCAGGGGCGGCGAGCGGCGCACCGGCATGTACGGCAGCGGCGGCCGGGTGTCCTTCACCTACTGGGACAGCGTGACGCCGGAGTCCGTGGCCGAGGAGGCCGCGCGACAGGCCGTGGCCACGCTGGGCGCGGTGGACTGCGTGGCCGGTCCGCAGACGGTGGTGCTGGCGCCCGGCTGGAGCGGCATCCTCCTGCACGAGGCGGTGGGCCACGGCCTGGAGGCGGACTTCATCCGCAAGGGCACGTCGCTGTTCGCGGGCAAGCTGGGGGAGAAGGTGGCCTCGGACCTGGTGACGGTCATCGACGACGGCACGGTGTCCAGCGCGCGCGGGTCCATCAACATCGACGACGAGGGCGTGCCGGGTGAGCGCAAGGTCCTCATCGAGAACGGCGTCCTCAAGGGCTACCTCTATGATCAGCTCAACGCGAAGCTGATGAACCAGCGCTCCACCGGCTCGGGCCGGCGCGAGTCCTTCAAGAGCCTGCCCCTGCCGCGCATGACGAACACCTTCCTGGCGCCCGGGGACCACGCGCCGGAGGACATCCTCAAGGAGGTGAAGCGCGGGCTGTACTGCGCCACCTTCGGCGGAGGCCAGGTGGACATCAGCAACGGCAACTTCGTCTTCGAGGTCAGCGAGGCCTACCAGATTGAAGACGGCAGGCTGGGCCGCCCGGTGAAGAACGCCATCCTCATCGGCGTGGGGCCGGAGGCGCTGAAGAACATCAGCCGCGTGGGGTGTGACCCGCTGCCGGACCCCGGCATGGGCATCTGCGTGAAGGATGGGCAGATGCTGCCCGTGGGCGTGGGCCTGCCCACCGTGCGCATCGACAACGTGACCGTGGGCGGAACGAAGGTCGGCTGA